In the genome of Luteitalea pratensis, the window TACCTGCGCCTGCCACCCACCGCGGTGTTCGGCGAGGCGATGATGCTCACGTATTACGGCTATCTCGTGCCGCTGAGCATCCGGATCGGGCGGGGATTCTACGAGGACGGCGTGTGGGTGGACAACGGCTTCCTGCCCTATCACCAGATCGCCGGCCTGAGCTGGCGCGAGGAAGAACAACTCACGCTGCTCTTCATTCCGCGCATGAAGCAGGTGGCGCGCAAGCTGGTGGTGCCCGCGCCGTTCTACGGCGCGGCGCGGCGGTTGCTTCGAGACAAGATCGGCCGTCGCGACATCGACTTCTGGGGCAAGGCGCTCGATCTCGGCGCGCACGACGAACGCGACGACGCATAAGCGGACTCGCCTCATTGGCGGCTCCGCCTCATTGTCGGCTTCGCTGACAATGCTGAAAGGCTGAAAGGCTGGAATGTCGAGAGCAGGGTTTCGACACTCCGGCCTTCCAGCATTCCGGCATTGCCGCGAGCGAGCCGGCGTCAGCCGGCGAGCGTGGGATCAAAGCAGCGTCGGCACCTGGCCTCGTACGAGTCGGTGGCACCGACGAGCACGAGTTCCTGGCTCTTGACCAGCCGCTGCGTGTGGTTGGCGGGCTCGCCGCACACCATGCAGATCGCCAGCGTCTTGGTGATGTACTCGGCCACCGCCAGCAGCTGCGGCATCGGCTCGAACGGCCGCCCGAGGTAATCCTGGTCCAGGCCCGCGACGATCACGCGTTTGCCGCGGTCCGCGAGCGTGCTGCACACCGCCGGCAGTTCGACGTCGAAGAACTGGCCTTCGTCGATGCCCACCACTTCGGTCTCGTCGGCGACGCCGTCGA includes:
- a CDS encoding thymidine kinase, which translates into the protein MTDQSSQRPTPSSGWIEVIVGSMFSGKSEELIRRLRRAQIAKRRVQVFKPAIDDRFSETHITSHSEMRLPSIPVRTAAEILDGVADETEVVGIDEGQFFDVELPAVCSTLADRGKRVIVAGLDQDYLGRPFEPMPQLLAVAEYITKTLAICMVCGEPANHTQRLVKSQELVLVGATDSYEARCRRCFDPTLAG